A genomic stretch from Caballeronia sp. LZ062 includes:
- a CDS encoding ATP-binding protein, with product MNTDRDLPADAYRIVFRLLPSPCLLLAVDEAYTILDANDAFLRETISDREDLIGRPVFDAFPDNPADQKTKATTVLGESLKRVVRLRRTDAMALQRYDVPDRSSDTGAFIVRYWSPINIPLRKPDGSVAFIIHRVENVTDFVAEVHKRTKATDDTHHSFDTRHVDSESELIRRSRQLSNSNQELRRLSEEALALAARLKDESIRKDEFLAMLGHELRNPLAGLASAFQLIDMSDAAQGVPQEMGSLINRQIGTLTRLVDDLLDASRVSRGAIRLHREIIDLRMVIETAAYSVRKEFEAKEHSLVIDLAPGDYTMNGDATRLQQVVANLLSNAVKFTDRGGIIRMRLSASAANEERRAVLTVEDNGRGIPARYIESIFELFAQVNTTLDRAEGGLGIGLNLARRLVELHGGTLVAKSEGEGKGSQFTVDLPLSIATDEQPAPVSEQPFYLGDRDVSVLLVEDNDDVRAATAAMLESFGYAVATASDGTSGVESMVARTPMVAIVDIGLPGIDGFEVARRARDTLGDKRPHLIALSGYSGPEVNERAIQSGFDDVFVKPIDIGSLQRSIQAVVAKAQANEMQEPAA from the coding sequence ATGAACACCGATCGCGATTTGCCAGCCGACGCGTACCGGATCGTCTTCAGACTGCTGCCGAGCCCGTGCCTCCTGCTGGCTGTCGACGAGGCCTACACGATTCTCGATGCAAACGATGCCTTCCTGCGCGAGACGATCAGCGACCGCGAGGATCTGATCGGCCGCCCTGTATTCGATGCGTTTCCCGACAATCCTGCGGACCAGAAGACGAAGGCGACGACGGTACTCGGCGAGTCGCTGAAACGCGTGGTCCGGCTGCGCCGCACGGACGCGATGGCGCTGCAGCGCTACGACGTTCCCGACCGGTCGAGCGATACGGGCGCGTTCATCGTTCGATACTGGAGTCCTATTAACATCCCGCTGCGAAAGCCGGATGGGTCGGTGGCGTTCATCATTCACCGTGTCGAGAACGTTACCGACTTCGTGGCTGAAGTCCACAAACGCACGAAGGCGACGGACGATACGCATCACTCTTTCGACACAAGGCATGTCGATAGCGAATCCGAGCTGATTCGTCGGAGCCGCCAACTATCGAACTCCAACCAGGAATTGCGCAGGTTGAGCGAGGAAGCACTCGCGCTGGCTGCCCGCCTCAAGGATGAAAGCATCCGCAAAGACGAGTTTCTGGCGATGCTCGGACACGAGCTCCGCAATCCACTGGCGGGACTGGCATCGGCGTTTCAGCTCATCGACATGAGCGATGCCGCGCAAGGCGTGCCGCAGGAAATGGGCTCGCTGATCAATCGCCAGATTGGGACGCTGACGCGCCTTGTCGATGATCTGCTCGATGCGTCGCGCGTCTCGCGTGGCGCCATCCGGCTGCATCGTGAAATCATCGATTTGCGCATGGTCATTGAAACGGCCGCCTACTCGGTGCGCAAAGAGTTCGAGGCGAAGGAACATTCTCTTGTCATCGATCTGGCGCCCGGCGATTACACGATGAATGGCGATGCCACGCGCTTGCAGCAGGTGGTGGCGAATCTGCTTTCCAACGCCGTCAAGTTCACAGACCGTGGCGGGATCATCCGCATGCGTCTGTCCGCGAGCGCGGCAAATGAAGAACGCAGAGCCGTTCTCACCGTCGAGGACAACGGACGCGGGATTCCGGCGCGCTACATCGAATCGATCTTCGAGTTGTTCGCGCAAGTGAACACCACGCTCGACCGCGCCGAGGGTGGACTGGGCATTGGTCTGAACCTCGCGCGCCGATTGGTCGAGTTGCACGGCGGCACGCTCGTCGCCAAGTCCGAAGGCGAAGGCAAGGGCAGCCAGTTCACGGTCGATCTGCCTCTCTCGATCGCGACGGACGAGCAGCCCGCGCCCGTGTCGGAGCAGCCTTTCTATTTAGGCGATCGGGACGTCTCGGTCTTGCTCGTCGAGGACAACGACGACGTGCGAGCTGCGACGGCGGCGATGCTCGAATCGTTCGGTTACGCGGTCGCGACCGCGTCCGACGGCACGAGCGGCGTGGAATCGATGGTAGCGCGAACGCCCATGGTGGCCATCGTCGATATCGGCTTGCCCGGCATCGACGGCTTCGAAGTCGCGCGGCGCGCGAGAGACACGCTCGGTGACAAGCGTCCGCACCTCATCGCACTGAGCGGATACAGCGGGCCGGAGGTGAACGAGCGGGCGATACAGAGCGGCTTCGACGATGTTTTCGTCAAGCCGATCGACATCGGGTCGCTGCAGCGATCGATTCAAGCGGTCGTGGCGAAGGCTCAGGCGAACGAAATGCAGGAGCCGGCCGCGTGA
- a CDS encoding sugar ABC transporter ATP-binding protein — MTDAPVLETIGLSKSFPGVRALHDVHFRLFPGEIHTLMGQNGAGKSTLINVLTGVHAHDAGEIRLAGRPVNFSAPLEAEAAGIQTLYQEVNLCPNLSVAENMFAGRQPKRRGAIDWKTIHARAQSALAELDVSVDVTKSLDTYPIAVQQMVAIARALSVDARVLILDEPTSSLDDGEVTRLFGVLRKLRDAGLAILFVTHFLEQTYAVSDRITVMRNGEREGEYLAKDLPVELLVSKMVGHERMTERLERAAAQTPAGQSNASPFLEMRGVGRRGVMNPVDIDVQPGQILGLAGLLGSGRTETARLLFGAERSDAGATRIGGKTVKLHSPRDAVRHGMGYCPEDRKKEGIVADLSIRENIILAVQARRGLWRCIGKAKQREIANRYIEQFGIKARDAEQPIGLLSGGNQQKVLLARWLATEPKMLILDEPTRGIDVAAKFEIMDRVLALCAKGLSILFISSEVSEVVRVSHRIAVLRDRRKVAEVAGHSASEDDVYRLIAGGSQ; from the coding sequence ATGACCGACGCTCCTGTTCTCGAAACGATCGGCCTGTCGAAGTCTTTTCCCGGCGTCCGCGCACTGCATGACGTCCATTTCCGCTTATTTCCCGGTGAAATTCACACGCTGATGGGACAGAACGGCGCCGGCAAATCGACGCTGATTAACGTGCTGACGGGCGTACATGCGCACGACGCGGGCGAGATTCGGCTCGCGGGCCGTCCCGTGAATTTTTCCGCGCCACTGGAGGCGGAAGCGGCTGGCATCCAGACGCTGTACCAGGAAGTGAATCTGTGCCCCAATCTGTCGGTGGCGGAGAACATGTTCGCAGGGCGTCAGCCGAAGCGGCGCGGCGCCATCGACTGGAAAACGATTCACGCGCGCGCGCAGTCCGCGCTCGCGGAACTCGATGTCTCGGTGGACGTCACGAAGTCGCTCGACACGTATCCCATCGCCGTGCAGCAGATGGTGGCGATCGCGCGGGCGCTTTCGGTCGATGCGCGCGTTCTTATTCTCGACGAACCCACGTCCAGCCTCGACGACGGTGAAGTCACGCGCCTTTTCGGCGTGCTGCGCAAGCTGCGCGATGCCGGTCTCGCAATCCTTTTCGTCACGCACTTTCTCGAACAGACCTATGCGGTGTCCGACCGCATCACGGTCATGCGTAACGGCGAGCGCGAAGGCGAATATCTCGCGAAAGACTTGCCCGTCGAACTGCTGGTCTCGAAGATGGTCGGTCACGAGCGCATGACCGAGCGGCTGGAACGCGCGGCCGCGCAAACGCCCGCCGGGCAGAGCAATGCGTCGCCCTTTCTCGAGATGCGCGGCGTGGGGCGGCGTGGCGTGATGAATCCCGTCGATATCGACGTGCAGCCCGGACAGATCCTCGGGCTCGCCGGTCTGCTCGGCTCGGGCCGCACCGAAACGGCGCGGTTGCTCTTCGGCGCCGAACGTTCCGATGCGGGCGCCACGCGTATCGGCGGCAAGACGGTGAAACTGCATTCGCCGCGCGATGCCGTGCGTCACGGCATGGGTTACTGTCCCGAAGACCGCAAGAAGGAAGGCATCGTCGCGGACCTGTCGATACGCGAGAACATCATTCTTGCGGTGCAGGCGCGGCGCGGCCTGTGGCGCTGCATCGGCAAGGCGAAGCAGCGCGAGATCGCCAACCGGTACATCGAGCAGTTCGGCATCAAGGCGCGCGACGCGGAGCAGCCCATCGGCCTGCTGTCGGGCGGCAATCAGCAGAAGGTGCTGCTCGCGCGCTGGCTCGCCACCGAACCGAAGATGCTGATTCTCGACGAGCCGACGCGCGGCATCGATGTGGCCGCGAAGTTCGAGATCATGGATCGCGTGCTGGCGCTGTGCGCGAAGGGCCTGTCGATTCTCTTCATCTCGTCGGAAGTCAGCGAAGTGGTGCGCGTGAGCCATCGGATCGCGGTGCTGCGCGATCGCCGAAAGGTCGCCGAAGTCGCAGGACATTCCGCGTCGGAAGACGACGTATATCGGCTCATTGCGGGAGGATCGCAATGA
- a CDS encoding ABC transporter substrate-binding protein → MKQTRRTVLGAMLGSVLLFAAGVNAHAEDKQITLGFAQVGAESAWRTANTVSVKSAAKDAGINLKFSDAQQKQENQIKAIRSYIAQKVDVIAFSPVVESGWEPILVEAKNAKIPVILTDRNIDVKDKSLYVTMIGSDFLEEGRRGGKWLEDHYKNEKGPINIVELQGTVGSAPANDRRAGLLEVIKNDPKFKVIASQSGDFTLAGGKQVMEAFVKTYGKQINVVYAHNDDMALGAIQAMEEAGMKPGKDVTVVSFDATKGGFEAMIAGKINVDVECSPLLGPQLMTAVKDIVAGKQLPKRIVTEETIFPMSVAAQTLPQRKY, encoded by the coding sequence ATGAAGCAGACCCGACGCACGGTGCTGGGCGCAATGCTCGGTTCGGTCCTGTTATTTGCCGCAGGCGTGAACGCACACGCCGAAGATAAACAGATCACGCTGGGGTTCGCGCAGGTCGGCGCAGAAAGCGCATGGCGCACGGCCAATACCGTCTCTGTGAAATCGGCCGCGAAAGACGCGGGTATCAACCTCAAATTCTCAGACGCCCAACAAAAGCAAGAGAACCAGATCAAGGCGATTCGCTCGTATATCGCCCAGAAAGTGGATGTCATCGCGTTTTCGCCGGTCGTCGAATCCGGATGGGAGCCCATTCTCGTCGAAGCGAAGAACGCCAAGATTCCCGTCATCCTCACGGACCGCAATATCGATGTCAAAGACAAGTCACTCTATGTGACGATGATCGGCTCCGACTTCCTCGAAGAAGGACGTCGCGGCGGCAAGTGGCTTGAAGATCACTACAAGAACGAGAAGGGGCCCATCAATATCGTCGAATTGCAGGGCACGGTTGGGTCGGCGCCGGCCAACGACCGGCGTGCGGGCTTGCTCGAAGTCATCAAGAACGACCCAAAGTTCAAGGTGATCGCCTCGCAAAGCGGCGACTTCACGCTCGCGGGCGGCAAGCAGGTCATGGAAGCCTTCGTGAAGACTTACGGCAAGCAGATCAATGTCGTCTACGCGCATAACGACGACATGGCGCTCGGCGCGATCCAGGCGATGGAAGAGGCCGGCATGAAGCCCGGCAAGGACGTGACGGTGGTCTCCTTCGATGCCACCAAAGGCGGTTTCGAGGCCATGATCGCCGGCAAGATCAACGTGGACGTGGAATGCAGTCCGCTGCTCGGGCCGCAGTTGATGACCGCGGTGAAGGATATCGTCGCGGGCAAGCAACTGCCCAAGCGCATCGTCACGGAAGAAACCATCTTCCCGATGAGCGTCGCCGCGCAGACCCTGCCGCAACGCAAATACTGA
- a CDS encoding ABC transporter permease, with protein sequence MNWLKAASQHPLVWPCLTLVALCVLDLTHNANFLAITMLDGHLFGAPIDILNRAAPLVLVSLGMTLVIATRGIDISVGAIVAIAGATAATILADDPSRVTLAIAAALAVGVLGGMWNGLLVAFIGMQPIIATLILMVAGRGVAQLLTGGQIIPIGAKGYLVVGGGYLASVPCSVWVACGALVLTALLVNRTALGLFIRAIGVNPVATRLAGLRSSMIVFGVYAFSGLTAAMAGVLASSNVRSADGNNAGLLLELDAILAVTLGGTSLLGGRFSLAGTVLGALIIQTLTYTTYSIGVPPEATLVVKAAVVLVVSVIQSAAARTVLLRQLKRVFPAAPKQPLAESSK encoded by the coding sequence ATGAACTGGCTCAAGGCAGCGTCTCAACATCCGCTCGTGTGGCCGTGCCTGACGCTCGTCGCGCTCTGCGTGCTCGATCTCACGCATAACGCCAACTTCCTCGCCATCACAATGCTGGACGGTCATCTGTTCGGCGCGCCCATCGACATTCTGAACCGGGCGGCGCCGCTCGTGCTCGTGTCGCTCGGCATGACGCTCGTGATCGCGACGCGCGGCATCGACATTTCGGTGGGCGCCATTGTCGCCATCGCGGGCGCGACCGCCGCCACGATCCTTGCCGACGATCCGTCGCGGGTGACGCTCGCCATCGCGGCGGCGCTCGCCGTCGGCGTGCTCGGCGGCATGTGGAACGGCTTGCTCGTGGCGTTCATCGGCATGCAGCCGATCATCGCGACACTCATTCTGATGGTCGCGGGACGCGGTGTCGCGCAGTTGCTGACGGGCGGCCAGATCATTCCCATCGGCGCGAAGGGTTATCTCGTCGTCGGTGGCGGCTATCTGGCGAGCGTGCCGTGTTCCGTGTGGGTCGCATGCGGCGCGCTCGTGCTGACAGCGCTGCTCGTCAACCGCACGGCGCTCGGCCTGTTCATCCGGGCGATAGGCGTCAATCCGGTCGCGACGAGGCTCGCCGGCTTGCGCTCCAGCATGATCGTGTTCGGCGTGTACGCGTTCTCAGGGCTCACGGCGGCCATGGCGGGCGTGCTCGCCAGTTCGAACGTGCGCAGCGCCGACGGCAACAACGCAGGCCTGCTGCTCGAACTGGATGCGATCCTCGCGGTCACGCTCGGCGGGACATCGTTGCTGGGCGGGCGCTTCAGCCTCGCCGGCACCGTGCTCGGCGCGCTCATCATTCAGACGCTCACGTACACGACCTATTCCATCGGCGTGCCACCGGAAGCGACGCTCGTCGTGAAGGCGGCGGTCGTGCTGGTCGTGAGCGTCATTCAATCGGCGGCCGCGCGCACGGTGCTTTTGCGACAACTCAAGCGCGTCTTTCCGGCCGCACCGAAACAGCCGCTCGCGGAGTCATCGAAATGA
- a CDS encoding ABC transporter permease — translation MKIAIASPDSETIRPGAGTGWGARLDHHRGLIIAIGALLAMLAAWVALSATPVGLYDLGSVISSATTLALAAIGQTIVVLTGGFDLSASAVVSLANVLAVRFVQGTPLEQWMGAALIIAIGGGIGLVNGALIAWFRLQSIVVTLATMFMVQGVTLLIQNKPGGSVGDQFGGFLTSDLIPEKLPMSAGVLIVALLIWAFVKRTRFGVGLYALGSDPDGAFANGMPVTRYRMATYALAGMFYAAAGLYVSAQTGSADPLVGRPLLLSMFTAVVLGGTLLGGGRGGCVGTVFAAMTLMITVNILLVLNVSAFFTTIAEAVILILAVLGASIGKESAARESMRHAGQWLKAVRTGTRVKSDARARRVSFQVNDFRPIENTELKGRVIGDWIERNREWVKYVVPAYLLFLGVVAVTGVVYGPGVLLSANFYSSLLTLTLFLAILGLGQGAVILTGGLDLSMPWLITLSGVLLTGLTHGVNGAAAWAVPVVLGVGVLVGLFNGIGVVMLGLPPIVVTLAANGLLQGLTLIYCNGSPQGWSPSAVSDFTNGRLGPLSLAAWSVPVFLAFALLLLHRTPFGRRIYAVGNSQIAAKLSGVRVGTVLIAVYCLSAVCAALVGLLLAGFSSQAFLGMGDPYLLPSIAVVVVGGALITGGRGHYLGVFGGALLLTALGTLLAGTTVPPAVRDIINGLVVLAAVITLRDKRA, via the coding sequence ATGAAGATAGCCATTGCGTCGCCCGACAGCGAGACCATTCGGCCGGGCGCGGGAACGGGATGGGGCGCGCGTCTGGATCATCATCGCGGGCTGATCATCGCAATCGGCGCGTTACTCGCCATGCTGGCCGCGTGGGTCGCGCTGTCCGCTACGCCGGTCGGACTGTACGACCTCGGGTCGGTCATTTCCAGTGCGACGACGCTCGCGCTCGCAGCCATCGGGCAGACGATCGTGGTGCTGACCGGGGGCTTCGATCTGTCGGCCTCTGCGGTCGTCTCGCTCGCCAACGTGCTTGCCGTGCGCTTCGTGCAAGGCACGCCGCTCGAACAATGGATGGGCGCGGCGCTCATCATTGCGATCGGCGGCGGCATCGGGCTCGTCAACGGCGCGCTGATCGCGTGGTTCCGCCTGCAGTCCATCGTCGTCACGCTTGCGACCATGTTCATGGTGCAGGGCGTGACGCTTCTGATTCAGAACAAGCCGGGCGGCAGCGTCGGCGATCAGTTCGGCGGATTCCTCACGTCCGACCTGATTCCCGAGAAGTTGCCGATGTCCGCAGGAGTCCTGATTGTCGCGTTGCTGATCTGGGCGTTCGTCAAGCGCACGCGCTTCGGCGTCGGGCTATACGCGCTCGGCAGCGATCCCGACGGCGCGTTCGCCAACGGTATGCCGGTGACGCGCTATCGCATGGCGACCTACGCGCTCGCCGGCATGTTCTACGCGGCAGCGGGGCTGTACGTGTCGGCGCAGACCGGTTCCGCCGATCCGCTCGTGGGCCGTCCGCTGCTGTTGTCGATGTTCACTGCCGTCGTGCTCGGCGGCACCTTGCTCGGCGGCGGGCGCGGCGGCTGCGTCGGCACGGTGTTCGCGGCCATGACGCTGATGATTACCGTGAACATCCTGTTGGTGCTGAACGTATCGGCGTTCTTCACGACGATCGCCGAGGCGGTGATCCTCATTCTCGCAGTGCTCGGTGCGTCGATCGGCAAGGAATCGGCGGCGCGTGAATCGATGCGTCATGCCGGGCAGTGGCTCAAGGCGGTGCGCACAGGCACGCGCGTCAAGAGCGACGCGCGGGCGCGGCGCGTGTCGTTCCAGGTCAACGACTTCCGCCCGATCGAGAACACGGAGCTGAAGGGCCGCGTGATCGGTGACTGGATAGAGCGCAATCGCGAATGGGTGAAGTATGTGGTGCCGGCGTATCTGCTTTTCCTCGGCGTCGTCGCCGTCACGGGTGTCGTCTACGGGCCGGGCGTGCTACTCAGCGCGAACTTCTACAGCAGCCTGCTCACGCTCACGCTGTTCCTCGCGATTCTCGGCCTCGGCCAGGGCGCGGTCATCCTGACCGGCGGTCTGGATTTATCGATGCCGTGGCTCATCACACTCTCGGGCGTGCTGCTCACGGGCCTCACGCACGGCGTCAACGGAGCGGCTGCGTGGGCCGTGCCGGTCGTGCTGGGCGTGGGCGTCCTCGTAGGTCTTTTCAACGGCATTGGCGTCGTCATGCTCGGACTGCCGCCTATCGTTGTGACGCTCGCGGCCAACGGACTGCTGCAAGGTCTGACGCTCATCTACTGCAACGGCTCGCCGCAAGGATGGTCGCCGTCGGCGGTCAGCGACTTCACCAATGGCCGGCTCGGGCCGCTGTCGCTCGCGGCTTGGAGCGTGCCCGTGTTTCTCGCGTTCGCGCTGCTGTTGTTGCATCGCACCCCGTTCGGGCGGCGCATCTATGCAGTCGGCAATTCGCAGATCGCGGCGAAGCTGTCCGGCGTGCGCGTCGGCACAGTCTTGATTGCGGTGTACTGCCTGTCTGCCGTGTGCGCGGCGCTCGTCGGGCTGCTGCTCGCGGGCTTCAGTTCGCAGGCATTCCTCGGCATGGGCGATCCGTACCTGCTGCCGTCCATTGCGGTCGTCGTGGTGGGCGGCGCGCTCATCACCGGGGGACGCGGCCACTATCTCGGCGTCTTCGGCGGGGCGCTGCTTCTGACTGCGCTGGGCACGCTGCTCGCCGGCACGACGGTTCCGCCGGCGGTGCGCGACATCATCAACGGACTGGTCGTGCTGGCTGCCGTCATCACGCTGCGCGACAAACGCGCATGA
- a CDS encoding glycosyltransferase — MSVSVIVPAYNAQDFICVAPASLQSQTLAPLEIIVVNDASTDETAKVVGSAATEDSRIRLINLESNLGPGGARNAGIEAAHGDWIALLDADDRFAPERLERLVKLGDETNADIVTDNLLIYDAVARKIVRQGFRRKGDEPHFNVTLDSFLYNAAGESTECDFGLLMPIFRRKTLLERRLHYPVSLRHGEDFHLMLDALLSGCVWVCTKDAYYLYTERMGSISKAASGMSRTKVNYRAMRAATDQLLSRPQISSNPRLRALVARRSNGLKWLDAKRDLIVKFKSEGPASVLKVCAKDPWVAWNVGRFLFRRVSRKLNALGHAALESRSSQPLR; from the coding sequence ATGTCAGTGTCGGTCATAGTCCCCGCGTACAACGCACAAGACTTCATATGCGTCGCACCTGCATCGCTGCAGAGCCAGACGCTCGCGCCGCTCGAAATCATCGTTGTCAATGACGCGTCCACTGACGAAACGGCGAAGGTAGTCGGGTCGGCGGCGACAGAAGACAGCCGCATCAGGCTCATCAATCTAGAGTCGAACCTGGGTCCGGGTGGCGCTCGCAATGCGGGAATCGAGGCAGCCCACGGTGACTGGATTGCTTTGCTCGACGCCGATGACCGGTTCGCACCTGAACGGCTGGAACGCCTCGTGAAACTAGGAGACGAGACGAATGCAGACATCGTTACGGATAACTTACTGATCTACGACGCTGTGGCGCGAAAGATCGTTCGCCAAGGGTTTCGTCGAAAAGGTGACGAACCGCACTTCAACGTCACGCTCGATTCCTTCCTGTACAACGCGGCGGGTGAATCGACCGAATGCGACTTCGGGCTTCTCATGCCTATCTTTCGTCGCAAGACGCTGCTCGAACGAAGACTTCATTATCCGGTGAGCTTGCGTCACGGCGAAGACTTTCACTTGATGCTCGACGCGCTTCTGTCCGGCTGCGTCTGGGTCTGCACGAAAGATGCCTATTATCTATACACGGAACGAATGGGCTCGATCAGCAAGGCGGCATCCGGCATGAGCCGCACCAAGGTCAATTATCGGGCGATGAGGGCGGCCACGGATCAACTCTTATCCCGGCCACAGATCAGCAGCAACCCCCGTCTGCGGGCACTCGTCGCTCGCCGCTCGAACGGCCTCAAATGGCTGGATGCAAAGCGTGATCTGATCGTGAAGTTCAAGTCCGAGGGACCGGCGAGTGTGCTCAAGGTCTGCGCGAAAGATCCGTGGGTTGCGTGGAATGTCGGCCGCTTTCTGTTTCGCCGCGTTTCGCGAAAGCTGAACGCACTCGGTCATGCAGCACTTGAATCGAGGAGTTCGCAACCGTTGCGTTAG
- a CDS encoding SMP-30/gluconolactonase/LRE family protein translates to MPEVRLLVDANNHLGEGPLWDVQQERLYWIDSTAAEIYSCRADGSEVTRYFVPHHIGSMALREKGGAVVALANGLHFYDFESQTVEFITDPESDDPETRFNDGKVDRRGRFIAGTMAYDFDRYFADRGQRSTRSGALYRLDVDGRVTRLDSGITCSNGPCWSPDNRTLYFTDTYSKEMYAYDYDIETGGISNKRLFASARNMAGTFDGATVDEEGYIWSALVFGGRILRFSPDGKLDRIVPFPVRNLTSVMFGGPNLDTLYVSTMGRPMWGIPQKERDKGGLFAVTGLGVRGNPEPRFAG, encoded by the coding sequence ATGCCCGAAGTACGCTTGCTGGTCGATGCGAATAATCACTTGGGCGAAGGACCGCTCTGGGATGTGCAGCAGGAGCGGCTCTACTGGATCGACAGCACGGCAGCCGAAATCTACAGTTGCCGTGCGGATGGCAGCGAGGTCACGCGTTACTTCGTGCCGCATCACATCGGCTCCATGGCGTTGCGCGAGAAGGGCGGCGCAGTGGTGGCGCTCGCCAACGGGCTGCATTTCTACGACTTCGAATCGCAGACCGTCGAATTCATCACGGATCCGGAGTCCGACGATCCTGAAACTCGTTTCAACGACGGCAAGGTGGATCGCCGCGGCCGCTTCATCGCCGGCACGATGGCCTACGACTTCGACCGTTACTTCGCGGATCGCGGTCAGCGTTCGACGCGTAGCGGCGCGCTGTACCGGCTGGATGTCGACGGCCGAGTGACGCGACTCGACAGTGGCATCACGTGTTCGAACGGCCCGTGCTGGAGTCCCGATAATCGCACGCTCTATTTCACGGACACGTACAGCAAGGAGATGTACGCATACGACTACGATATAGAAACTGGCGGGATATCGAACAAGCGGCTCTTCGCGTCGGCTCGCAACATGGCGGGGACGTTCGATGGCGCGACGGTCGACGAAGAAGGCTACATCTGGTCCGCGCTGGTGTTCGGAGGACGCATCCTGCGATTTTCACCCGATGGAAAGCTCGATCGCATCGTGCCGTTCCCGGTGCGCAACCTGACGAGCGTGATGTTCGGCGGCCCGAATCTCGACACGCTATATGTATCGACGATGGGCCGCCCGATGTGGGGCATACCTCAGAAGGAGCGTGACAAAGGGGGACTGTTTGCCGTCACGGGGCTCGGGGTGCGCGGTAATCCCGAGCCCCGCTTCGCGGGTTAA
- a CDS encoding 3-hydroxyacyl-CoA dehydrogenase produces the protein MSTREIAVIGSGRIGRAWAIVFARSGFAVKIHDASRDMLSGAIPAIRESVEDLASFGLIDESVDDIVGRVRACESLAETVANAELVQENIAEVVDVKRAMFADLDRLTKPDALLASSTSGLPASTFTEGLEGRARCLVAHPVNPPSLVPLVELCGTPWTSEETLRRARAIYEEARQSPVTVNREISGFLLNRIQGAVLDEALSLYEQGYASAADLDTVMRDGLAMRWSFMGPFETIDLNAPGGVADYASRYGGTYRSIADTRVPFSWSEEAIARLDAQRRERLPAGQIEARSRWRDRRLMALLAHRRAEKNNDD, from the coding sequence ATGAGCACGAGAGAGATAGCGGTGATCGGTTCGGGGCGGATCGGCCGCGCATGGGCGATCGTGTTCGCCCGCAGCGGCTTTGCCGTGAAGATTCACGATGCCTCGCGAGACATGCTCTCGGGCGCGATTCCCGCGATTCGGGAGAGCGTGGAGGATCTTGCGTCGTTTGGCCTGATCGACGAGAGCGTCGATGACATCGTCGGGCGCGTTCGCGCGTGCGAATCACTCGCGGAAACGGTCGCCAATGCGGAGTTGGTGCAGGAAAACATCGCCGAGGTCGTCGATGTGAAGCGCGCGATGTTCGCCGACCTGGACCGCCTGACGAAGCCCGACGCGCTGCTCGCCAGTTCGACTTCGGGACTGCCCGCATCGACCTTCACGGAAGGCCTGGAGGGCCGCGCGCGATGCCTCGTCGCGCATCCAGTCAATCCGCCGTCGCTCGTGCCGCTTGTCGAACTCTGCGGCACGCCCTGGACGTCGGAAGAGACGCTTCGACGCGCGCGCGCCATCTACGAGGAAGCGAGACAGAGCCCCGTTACGGTCAACCGCGAAATCTCGGGCTTCCTGCTGAACCGCATTCAGGGAGCCGTGCTGGACGAGGCGTTGAGCCTCTACGAGCAAGGCTACGCGAGCGCTGCCGATCTCGACACGGTCATGCGCGACGGTCTCGCGATGCGATGGTCATTCATGGGTCCGTTCGAAACCATCGACCTCAATGCGCCCGGCGGTGTGGCGGATTACGCGTCGCGCTACGGCGGCACGTATCGCAGCATTGCAGACACGCGCGTGCCGTTTTCATGGTCCGAAGAGGCCATTGCCCGGCTCGATGCACAACGGCGCGAGCGACTTCCGGCAGGCCAGATCGAGGCACGCAGCCGGTGGCGCGACCGCCGCCTGATGGCCTTGCTCGCGCACCGGCGCGCCGAGAAGAACAACGACGACTGA